A DNA window from Mucilaginibacter xinganensis contains the following coding sequences:
- a CDS encoding FecR family protein — MGKSRFIELMAKRVGKTATEKELKELEIFLDRFPEYKKMQKVTDALTTDLKQQDPAVKQKDFSEGIEELWYKIKNSGEGQVVFEKRNVRSLIYWRVAAAILLMLTISGIFFYTNRQLADNQLTKVIIRHVYVPYGKTAGIILPDGTKVKLNSGSTFSYPETFSKTTREVDLEGEGFFEVTKNAKKPFLVHTNTLTVKVLGTVFNVKAYRNDKNIETTLLTGRVQVELKDKPEKSIILLPNEKLIVDNNISGILNASAANAREAKIEYQVTALPRVSAKGIKETAWLYNRIVFTNQSFEEVAKQIERKYNVQITFEEQSLKNEQISGVLENESLEQALEIIKMTTPFKFRIDGRAIYLAHIGNAIN, encoded by the coding sequence ATGGGAAAATCCAGGTTTATTGAGCTCATGGCAAAGCGTGTTGGCAAAACAGCTACTGAAAAAGAGCTGAAGGAGCTAGAAATATTTCTTGACCGGTTTCCTGAATATAAAAAAATGCAAAAGGTTACTGATGCCTTAACAACAGATTTAAAACAGCAGGACCCCGCAGTAAAACAAAAAGACTTTAGCGAAGGGATTGAAGAGCTTTGGTATAAGATTAAAAATTCAGGTGAAGGGCAGGTAGTCTTCGAAAAAAGAAATGTAAGATCATTAATTTATTGGAGGGTGGCGGCAGCTATATTATTGATGCTTACTATAAGCGGCATATTTTTTTATACTAACAGGCAACTTGCTGATAATCAATTGACAAAAGTGATTATTCGCCATGTTTATGTGCCATACGGAAAAACTGCCGGAATAATATTGCCTGATGGTACAAAGGTAAAGCTTAATTCGGGCAGTACGTTTTCTTATCCCGAGACATTCTCAAAAACAACACGGGAGGTAGATCTGGAAGGCGAAGGTTTTTTTGAAGTGACCAAAAATGCTAAAAAGCCGTTTCTTGTGCATACAAATACCCTTACTGTAAAAGTACTCGGTACTGTATTTAATGTTAAGGCCTATCGTAATGACAAAAATATTGAAACAACGTTGCTAACCGGAAGAGTGCAGGTTGAATTGAAAGACAAGCCTGAGAAAAGTATAATATTACTACCTAATGAAAAACTTATTGTTGACAATAATATATCCGGAATACTTAATGCCTCTGCCGCCAATGCCAGGGAAGCTAAAATAGAATACCAGGTAACGGCTTTGCCCCGGGTTAGCGCGAAAGGTATTAAAGAAACAGCCTGGCTTTATAACAGGATAGTATTTACGAACCAAAGTTTTGAAGAGGTAGCTAAGCAAATAGAACGAAAATATAATGTGCAAATAACATTTGAAGAGCAGTCACTAAAAAACGAACAAATAAGTGGGGTATTGGAAAACGAATCATTGGAGCAGGCACTGGAAATTATTAAAATGACAACGCCGTTTAAATTCCGGATAGATGGACGGGCCATTTACTTAGCGCATATTG
- a CDS encoding RNA polymerase sigma-70 factor, with translation MITHELIHQIQFNDDESAFNELYKQYVVKLYQFTYSLLDDREVGEEIVNDVFLKVWIGRKKLDSIRNLHVYLYVAVKNACLNHLRSISSKKVREIKVTEAYYFHLSVDPAQLLIGKELKKKVVDAVNELPPRCRLIFKMVKDDDLSCNEVATILGLSNKTVFAQLTIALKKLDHALRT, from the coding sequence GTGATTACCCATGAACTTATTCATCAAATTCAGTTTAATGACGATGAATCTGCGTTCAATGAGCTATATAAACAATATGTAGTCAAATTGTACCAGTTTACGTATTCATTGTTAGACGACAGGGAGGTGGGAGAGGAAATTGTGAACGATGTTTTCCTGAAGGTTTGGATAGGGCGTAAAAAGCTTGATTCGATAAGGAATTTACACGTTTACTTATATGTTGCCGTAAAAAATGCATGCTTAAATCACCTGCGAAGCATTTCATCGAAAAAGGTTAGGGAAATAAAAGTAACGGAAGCATATTATTTCCATTTGTCCGTTGATCCTGCCCAGCTCCTTATTGGTAAGGAGTTAAAAAAAAAGGTTGTAGATGCTGTTAACGAATTGCCGCCAAGGTGCAGGTTGATCTTTAAGATGGTAAAAGACGATGACCTGTCATGCAATGAAGTGGCAACCATACTTGGCCTTTCAAATAAAACAGTATTTGCCCAACTTACCATCGCCCTTAAAAAGCTTGACCACGCGTTGCGTACTTAA